Proteins from a genomic interval of Triplophysa dalaica isolate WHDGS20190420 chromosome 13, ASM1584641v1, whole genome shotgun sequence:
- the faslg gene encoding tumor necrosis factor ligand superfamily member 6 isoform X1 yields MSSNLGHSSPPLYTMDSGGGHTQPHRYYHQQMLGQGNPPLVPCWTFPPARAEMKRRRWGTMSTGMTWVLTLILLLVFAALGLGAYQILRLQTEVERLTQEMPAQIESIAPQKQVGMLPAELNKLTQKTAAHVIGCADQRKSPGTLKWEATHGEVFTNGIKYSNGGLQVNETGLYFVYSRVEFLARTCKPTDSLTHMVFVFRNGRNQTIMEDHKEGFCMSGGKQVWMTGSHLSSLQHLKQSDWLYVNVSHPLLLSKNWNYNYFGLFKIH; encoded by the exons ATGAGTTCTAATTTAGGCCATTCGTCTCCTCCACTGTATACGATGGATTCTGGTGGAGGTCATACTCAACCGCATCGGTATTATCATCAGCAGATGCTCGGACAGGGAAATCCACCCCTGGTACCCTGCTGGACATTCCCTCCTGCTCGAGCTGAGATGAAGAGAAGGCGGTGGGGAACAATGAGCACTGGGATGACTTGGGTGCTGACTTTGATACTTCTGTTGGTTTTTGCGGCCCTGGGGCTGGGAGCCTACCAGATCCTGAGGTTGCAGACTGAAGTGGAGAGGCTCACACAG GAAATGCCTGCACAAATTGAGAGCATCGCCCCACAGAAACAAGTTG GCATGTTACCTGCAGAGCTGAACAAGCTTACTCAAAAAACGGCTGCACATGTAATTG GATGTGCAGACCAGAGGAAATCACCCGGAACTCTGAAATGGGAAGCGACACATGGTGAGGTGTTCACAAATGGCATCAAGTATAGCAATGGCGGCCTTCAGGTGAACGAGACTGGCTTATACTTTGTTTACTCCCGTGTGGAGTTTCTAGCAAGGACATGCAAACCCACAGACTCTCTCACCCACatggtgtttgtgtttagaaatGGACGCAATCAAACAATTATGGAGGATCATAAAGAGGGTTTCTGTATGTCAGGGGGAAAGCAGGTGTGGATGACAGGCAGTCATCTGAGCTCTCTTCAACATCTCAAGCAGTCAGATTGGCTGTATGTCAACGTTTCACACCCACTTCTGCTCAGCAAAAATTggaattataattattttggcCTTTTTAAGATCCATTGA
- the faslg gene encoding tumor necrosis factor ligand superfamily member 6 isoform X2, whose protein sequence is MSSNLGHSSPPLYTMDSGGGHTQPHRYYHQQMLGQGNPPLVPCWTFPPARAEMKRRRWGTMSTGMTWVLTLILLLVFAALGLGAYQILRLQTEVERLTQEMPAQIESIAPQKQVGMLPAELNKLTQKTAAHVIGCADQRKSPGTLKWEATHGEVFTNGIKYSNGGLQKWTQSNNYGGS, encoded by the exons ATGAGTTCTAATTTAGGCCATTCGTCTCCTCCACTGTATACGATGGATTCTGGTGGAGGTCATACTCAACCGCATCGGTATTATCATCAGCAGATGCTCGGACAGGGAAATCCACCCCTGGTACCCTGCTGGACATTCCCTCCTGCTCGAGCTGAGATGAAGAGAAGGCGGTGGGGAACAATGAGCACTGGGATGACTTGGGTGCTGACTTTGATACTTCTGTTGGTTTTTGCGGCCCTGGGGCTGGGAGCCTACCAGATCCTGAGGTTGCAGACTGAAGTGGAGAGGCTCACACAG GAAATGCCTGCACAAATTGAGAGCATCGCCCCACAGAAACAAGTTG GCATGTTACCTGCAGAGCTGAACAAGCTTACTCAAAAAACGGCTGCACATGTAATTG GATGTGCAGACCAGAGGAAATCACCCGGAACTCTGAAATGGGAAGCGACACATGGTGAGGTGTTCACAAATGGCATCAAGTATAGCAATGGCGGCCTTCAG aaatGGACGCAATCAAACAATTATGGAGGATCATAA